Proteins from a genomic interval of Zingiber officinale cultivar Zhangliang chromosome 2A, Zo_v1.1, whole genome shotgun sequence:
- the LOC122043309 gene encoding NAC domain-containing protein 2-like — protein sequence MMAGDPVGLPPGFRFHPTDEELILHYLRNQAAGRPFPASIIAEVDIYKCDPWELPAKSMFGEQEWYFFSPRDRKYPNGVRPNRAAVSGYWKATGTDKPIRSGRGDGHIGVKKALVFYRGKPPKGRKTNWIMHEFRLAEAKPSNTYRPAKFSDTSMRLDDWVLCRIYRKLSHQEPAPSSVEQEQEQEEVIDATIRNHLGHTSTFATNNDDPQPNSLLRLQKSLSVSDFLDGFGAAHNLLDALPELIPNPCMNHQLLLAEPKQRTREDSSASISANSTMESIHGLINQPLKNPNYSTDAGIQFQDEFSMLNQRFFNQQLLLNSHLGLH from the exons atgatGGCGGGGGATCCGGTGGGGCTTCCACCGGGGTTTCGGTTCCACCCGACCGATGAGGAGCTGATCTTGCACTACCTCCGCAACCAAGCCGCTGGCCGGCCGTTCCCAGCTTCGATCATCGCTGAGGTTGATATCTACAAGTGCGACCCATGGGAGCTTCCTG CTAAGTCGATGTTTGGAGAGCAAGAGTGGTATTTCTTCAGCCCGAGGGATCGGAAGTATCCGAACGGGGTCCGACCGAATCGGGCGGCCGTGTCAGGGTATTGGAAGGCGACGGGGACAGATAAACCCATTCGGTCGGGCCGAGGAGATGGGCACATCGGGGTGAAGAAAGCCCTAGTGTTTTATAGAGGAAAACCGCCTAAAGGACGGAAGACAAACTGGATCATGCATGAGTTTCGGCTCGCAGAGGCCAAACCGAGCAACACCTACCGACCCGCAAAGTTCTCCGACACCTCCATGCGG CTGGATGATTGGGTGCTGTGCAGGATCTACAGGAAACTGAGCCACCAGGAACCAGCACCATCCTCGGTAGAGCAagaacaagagcaagaagaagtgaTCGACGCAACAATTAGGAATCATCTCGGCCACACATCGACCTTCGCGACCAACAACGACGACCCGCAACCGAACAGCCTCCTCCGGCTGCAGAAATCACTATCAGTTTCAGACTTCCTGGATGGCTTCGGAGCTGCCCACAACCTGTTAGACGCTTTGCCTGAACTCATCCCCAATCCCTGCATGAACCACCAGCTCTTGCTGGCTGAGCCAAAACAGAGGACCAGAGAAGACTCCTCTGCTTCAATCTCGGCAAATTCCACCATGGAAAGCATCCATGGACTCATTAATCAACCTCTCAAGAACCCTAATTACAGCACTGATGCAGGAATCCAATTCCAAGATGAATTCTCCATGCTGAACCAGAGGTTCTTCAACCAGCAGCTACTGCTCAACTCCCACCTGGGATTGCATTAG
- the LOC122043311 gene encoding NAC domain-containing protein 67-like produces MGVVARRRDAEAELNLPPGFRFHPTDEELVVHYLCRKTASQRLPVPIIAEVDLYKFDPWELPEKALFGQREWYFFTPRDRKYPNGSRPNRTAGCGYWKATGADKPVATPGIGKTLAIKKALVFYHGKAPRGVKTDWIMHEYRLADTNRSPGKKGGVGGGGLRLDDWVLCRLYNKKNKWEKMQKPKTEASMESSELANSGSPLTPESVIEQDEFSPDLDDLMQYGPSKSHTGFDHQYLAPDEQQIKEERDWMMELNLENLQNPFAGIESIIDGLNQSDGYFSSAFPPLFKPMPPF; encoded by the exons ATGGGAGTGGTGGCTAGGAGAAGAGACGCGGAGGCGGAGCTGAACCTGCCGCCGGGATTCCGCTTCCACCCGACGGACGAGGAGCTCGTCGTGCACTACCTCTGCCGGAAGACGGCGAGCCAGCGGCTGCCCGTGCCGATCATCGCCGAGGTCGATCTCTACAAGTTCGACCCGTGGGAGCTTCCAG AGAAGGCGCTGTTCGGGCAGCGGGAGTGGTACTTCTTCACGCCTAGGGATCGGAAGTACCCGAACGGGTCGCGGCCGAACCGGACCGCCGGGTGCGGGTACTGGAAGGCGACCGGCGCCGACAAGCCGGTGGCGACGCCCGGGATCGGCAAGACGTTGGCCATCAAGAAGGCGCTCGTGTTCTACCACGGCAAGGCGCCACGGGGCGTCAAGACGGATTGGATCATGCACGAGTACCGTCTCGCCGACACAAATCGCTCACCGGGAAAGAAGGGCGGCGTTGGCGGCGGCGGCCTTCGA TTGGACGATTGGGTGCTGTGCCGGCTgtacaacaagaagaacaagtgGGAAAAGATGCAAAAGCCAAAAACCGAAGCCTCCATGGAGTCGTCGGAGTTGGCCAACTCCGGCAGCCCCCTCACCCCCGAATCCGTCATCGAACAAGACGAATTCTCGCCGGACCTCGACGATCTGATGCAATATGGCCCTTCTAAATCCCACACGGGGTTCGATCATCAATATCTGGCGCCGGACGAGCAACAGATCAAGGAGGAGAGGGACTGGATGATGGAGTTGAACCTGGAAAACTTGCAGAACCCATTCGCCGGCATTGAATCCATCATCGACGGACTAAACCAGTCCGATGGCTACTTCTCATCGGCTTTTCCTCCATTGTTTAAACCAATGCCTCCGTTTTGA